Proteins found in one Paenibacillus dendritiformis genomic segment:
- a CDS encoding M42 family metallopeptidase, with translation MQQETLDLFRTLTEFPSAPGFERELRALVKQELSKYTNEFVHDALGSVFGVMRGDEQGPRVMVAGHLDEVGFITTQITANGMIKFQPLGGWWGQVVLAQQVEVITPNGPIPGVVGSIPKHLLDEATANKPVDVKHMYIDVGADSREEAEKAGIRPGLQIVPVCPFTPLLNPKKIMAKAWDNRYGVGLAIELMKELHREQFALPNVLYCGATVQEEVGLRGARTAANLIQPDIFYALDCSAANDMTGDPNSFGQLGKGALLRIYDPTMITHRGLLEFVQDIADTHRIPYQYFVSPGGTDAGQVHLSGKGVPATVIGVCGRYIHTPASIVHTDDIDAAKELLVQLVKHTDRTTYNTIVERS, from the coding sequence ATGCAGCAAGAAACATTAGACTTATTCCGCACCTTGACCGAATTCCCGTCTGCCCCCGGCTTTGAACGGGAGCTTCGCGCCCTGGTGAAGCAAGAATTGTCCAAATATACGAATGAATTTGTCCACGATGCCCTCGGCAGCGTATTCGGAGTCATGCGCGGGGACGAGCAAGGTCCGCGCGTCATGGTGGCCGGCCACCTGGATGAGGTCGGCTTCATTACGACCCAGATTACGGCGAACGGCATGATTAAGTTCCAGCCGCTCGGCGGATGGTGGGGACAAGTCGTGCTCGCCCAGCAAGTCGAGGTCATTACGCCGAACGGGCCAATCCCTGGCGTCGTCGGATCGATTCCGAAGCATCTGCTGGATGAAGCGACGGCCAACAAGCCGGTCGACGTGAAGCATATGTATATCGACGTCGGCGCCGACAGCCGCGAGGAAGCCGAGAAGGCGGGCATCCGTCCGGGGCTTCAGATCGTGCCGGTCTGTCCGTTCACGCCGCTGCTCAATCCGAAGAAAATTATGGCCAAGGCATGGGATAACCGCTACGGCGTCGGGCTGGCGATCGAGCTGATGAAGGAGCTGCACCGCGAGCAATTCGCCCTGCCGAACGTCCTCTATTGCGGAGCGACCGTGCAGGAAGAGGTCGGCCTTCGCGGCGCGCGCACCGCGGCGAATCTCATTCAGCCGGATATTTTCTATGCGCTCGACTGCAGCGCCGCCAACGATATGACCGGCGACCCGAACTCCTTCGGACAGCTTGGCAAGGGCGCGCTGCTCCGCATCTATGACCCGACGATGATTACGCATCGCGGCCTGCTTGAATTCGTACAGGATATCGCGGATACTCACCGCATTCCGTACCAATATTTCGTATCTCCGGGCGGCACCGATGCCGGACAGGTTCACCTGAGCGGCAAAGGCGTGCCGGCGACCGTCATCGGCGTGTGCGGACGCTATATCCATACGCCAGCCTCGATCGTTCACACCGACGATATCGATGCGGCGAAGGAACTGCTTGTCCAGCTGGTGAAGCATACCGACCGCACCACCTATAATACGATTGTCGAACGCTCCTAG
- a CDS encoding MarR family winged helix-turn-helix transcriptional regulator, whose protein sequence is MSEKESHGGGGAASVDQSLKLFVVLSRASKSLMDFAQQDMKRYQLNPSEFAVLELLHHKGPTPIQQIGGRVLLASGTMTYVVDKLEKKGYLKRCPCVQDRRVIYAELTEQGTALMQDIFPKHAQALHQLMEVLPAEEQEQLTTLLKKLGRHIAQVNTNH, encoded by the coding sequence GTGAGCGAAAAGGAAAGCCACGGCGGCGGCGGAGCGGCGAGTGTCGATCAGTCCTTGAAATTATTCGTCGTCCTGTCGCGGGCGTCGAAGTCGCTGATGGATTTCGCGCAGCAGGACATGAAGCGTTATCAGCTGAACCCTTCCGAATTTGCGGTTCTGGAGCTTCTTCATCATAAAGGCCCTACCCCGATCCAGCAGATTGGCGGCAGAGTGCTGCTCGCCAGCGGCACGATGACCTATGTCGTCGATAAGCTGGAGAAGAAGGGCTATTTGAAGCGATGCCCCTGCGTGCAGGATCGCCGCGTCATTTATGCCGAGCTGACGGAACAGGGAACCGCCTTGATGCAGGATATTTTCCCCAAGCATGCCCAGGCCCTGCACCAGCTTATGGAGGTGCTTCCTGCGGAGGAGCAAGAGCAGTTGACCACGCTCTTGAAGAAGCTGGGGCGGCATATCGCCCAAGTGAATACGAATCATTAG
- a CDS encoding spore germination protein, whose translation MEQLTGRAKKVQWSNEGTENIQILKQLFERCSDVVFSPIKLQNGEEATLVYIDGLIDDKSLDEHVVQPLVTRYREPEGRPPRAEDVIDTLFTSKAEAIESMDQALELLLNAYTLLVTHQTSFVIAIEAMQWDKREIQEPEAEAVVRGPREGFVENIQTNTSLLRLRIRTPSLKMETLKKGQMTKTAITFAYIEGVTNEQLIEEVRRRLNSISLNSVLDSGYVEQSIEDNPYSPFPQAVTTERPDVAASHLLEGRVVILVQGSPVVLIVPALFASFVQAAEDFYERALFGTALRLLRYVSLFVALLGPSLYVSIITFHQEMIPTNLLLTMAKARAHVPFPALIEALLMEVMFEALREAGARLPKQIGSAVSIVGALVIGQAAISAGLVSAPMVMVVAITGIASFLVPHYTMGIAIRLLRFPIMLLSGFLGLLGLMMGVILLMTHLLTLKSFGTPYLTGFSPIRLRQLKDTLLRLPVWVEDLPMERAASRQQPNRREEDDPHP comes from the coding sequence TTGGAACAGCTGACAGGACGCGCCAAGAAGGTCCAATGGTCCAATGAAGGCACGGAAAATATTCAAATATTGAAGCAGCTGTTCGAACGCTGTTCAGACGTCGTCTTCTCGCCCATCAAGTTACAGAACGGGGAGGAAGCCACGCTCGTGTACATCGACGGGCTGATCGACGACAAGAGCCTCGATGAGCATGTCGTCCAGCCGCTCGTCACCAGATACCGGGAGCCGGAAGGACGGCCTCCCCGGGCCGAGGACGTTATCGATACCCTCTTCACCTCGAAGGCGGAAGCCATCGAGTCGATGGATCAAGCGCTGGAGCTGCTGCTGAACGCCTATACGCTGCTCGTTACGCATCAGACCTCGTTCGTCATCGCGATCGAGGCGATGCAGTGGGACAAGCGGGAGATTCAGGAACCGGAAGCGGAAGCGGTCGTGCGGGGGCCGCGCGAAGGATTCGTGGAAAATATACAGACGAATACGTCGCTGCTTCGCCTTCGCATCCGTACGCCGAGCCTGAAGATGGAGACGCTCAAGAAGGGGCAGATGACGAAGACCGCGATCACGTTCGCCTATATCGAGGGCGTGACGAACGAGCAGCTTATCGAAGAGGTGAGGCGGCGCTTGAACAGCATCTCCCTCAACAGTGTGCTCGACAGCGGCTATGTCGAGCAGAGCATCGAAGATAATCCGTACTCCCCGTTCCCGCAGGCGGTCACCACCGAGCGGCCGGATGTGGCTGCCTCGCATCTGCTGGAGGGCCGGGTCGTGATCCTGGTTCAAGGCTCCCCGGTCGTGCTCATCGTGCCGGCCTTGTTCGCCTCCTTCGTGCAAGCGGCCGAGGATTTCTACGAACGGGCCCTATTCGGGACAGCACTTCGCCTATTGCGCTATGTCTCCCTGTTCGTTGCTTTGCTCGGACCGTCCTTGTACGTATCCATTATTACCTTTCACCAGGAGATGATTCCGACCAATCTGCTGCTGACGATGGCCAAGGCCCGTGCGCATGTGCCCTTTCCCGCCTTGATCGAGGCGCTGCTGATGGAGGTCATGTTCGAGGCGCTGCGCGAAGCCGGGGCGCGACTGCCGAAGCAGATTGGTTCGGCGGTCAGCATTGTCGGCGCGCTCGTCATCGGCCAAGCGGCGATCTCGGCGGGCCTCGTGTCGGCGCCGATGGTCATGGTGGTGGCCATCACGGGGATCGCTTCCTTCCTCGTTCCGCATTATACGATGGGTATCGCCATCCGCCTGCTCCGCTTCCCGATCATGCTGCTGTCGGGCTTCCTTGGCTTGCTCGGCCTCATGATGGGCGTCATTCTGCTGATGACGCATTTATTGACGCTCAAGTCGTTCGGGACGCCTTACTTGACGGGGTTCTCCCCGATCCGCCTGCGGCAATTGAAGGATACCTTGCTGCGGCTTCCGGTATGGGTAGAGGATCTGCCGATGGAGCGCGCCGCGTCCAGACAGCAGCCGAACCGGAGGGAGGAAGACGATCCGCACCCTTGA
- a CDS encoding phospho-sugar mutase, whose amino-acid sequence MTMNTMAQERYEAWLNDASIDAATKAELAGIAGNEQEITDRFYKELEFGTGGLRGVIGAGSNRMNVYTVGKATQGLAQYLKGASSSPSVAIAYDSRHFSPEFALEAALVLAGNGIKAYIFPELRPTPELSFAVRHLQASAGIVITASHNPPEYNGYKVYGSDGGQITKDTAGLVIAEIRGIHSFADIRKADRAEAEAAGLIVWLDSAMDDAYISAVTAVSRNPETIRQTSDQFRVLYTPLHGTGNKPVRAVLDRLGFQQVRVVPEQELPDPNFSTVKSPNPEERDAFSIAIAQAQEWDADIIMGTDPDADRMGAVVKNAQGEYVVLTGNQSGALMVHYLLDAMKAQGALPANGAVIKTNVTSELGAAIAKSYGMTVFNTLTGFKYIGEKMTEFDRTGAHTFLFGYEESYGYLAGNYARDKDAVIAAMLICEAGAYYKAQGKTLYEVLQGLYEQHGYYLEALETRTLKGVEGVAIIGGIMDEWRADAPSSVGGTAVARTEDYAEGLHGLPKENVIKFHLEDGSWFCLRPSGTEPKIKMYFAVQGTSAADAEQRLTALRQDVMARIDAFIASKQA is encoded by the coding sequence ATGACTATGAACACGATGGCCCAAGAGCGGTATGAAGCCTGGCTGAACGACGCGTCGATCGATGCGGCGACCAAGGCGGAGCTCGCCGGAATTGCGGGCAATGAACAGGAGATTACCGATCGCTTCTACAAAGAGCTCGAATTCGGCACCGGGGGTCTGCGCGGCGTCATCGGCGCCGGCAGCAACCGGATGAACGTATATACGGTCGGCAAAGCGACTCAGGGATTGGCCCAATATTTGAAGGGCGCTTCCTCTTCTCCGTCGGTGGCGATCGCGTATGATTCCCGCCATTTCTCCCCGGAATTCGCGCTGGAGGCCGCCCTCGTCCTCGCCGGCAACGGAATCAAGGCCTATATCTTCCCGGAACTGCGCCCGACGCCGGAGCTCTCCTTCGCCGTGCGCCATCTGCAAGCGAGCGCCGGCATCGTCATTACCGCCAGCCATAACCCGCCGGAATATAACGGCTACAAAGTCTATGGCAGCGACGGCGGACAAATTACGAAGGACACGGCTGGCCTCGTCATCGCCGAGATTCGCGGCATTCACAGCTTCGCCGACATCCGCAAGGCGGATCGGGCGGAGGCGGAAGCGGCAGGGCTGATTGTCTGGCTCGACTCGGCTATGGACGATGCTTACATATCGGCCGTCACCGCCGTCAGCCGGAATCCGGAGACGATTCGCCAGACGAGCGATCAATTCCGCGTGCTGTACACCCCGCTGCACGGAACGGGCAACAAGCCTGTGCGCGCCGTGCTGGATCGCCTCGGCTTTCAGCAAGTGCGCGTCGTCCCCGAGCAGGAGCTGCCGGATCCGAATTTCTCCACGGTCAAATCGCCGAACCCGGAGGAACGCGACGCTTTCTCCATCGCGATCGCGCAGGCGCAGGAATGGGATGCGGACATCATTATGGGAACGGACCCGGATGCGGATCGGATGGGTGCCGTCGTGAAGAACGCGCAGGGCGAATACGTCGTCCTGACCGGCAACCAGTCCGGCGCGCTGATGGTCCACTATTTGCTGGACGCCATGAAGGCGCAAGGCGCCCTGCCGGCTAACGGAGCCGTCATCAAGACCAACGTGACGAGCGAGCTGGGGGCGGCCATTGCCAAGTCGTACGGCATGACGGTCTTCAATACGCTGACCGGATTCAAATATATCGGTGAGAAAATGACCGAATTCGACCGGACCGGGGCACACACATTCCTGTTCGGGTATGAAGAGAGCTACGGTTATCTCGCAGGCAATTACGCGCGCGACAAGGACGCAGTCATCGCCGCGATGCTGATCTGCGAGGCGGGCGCCTACTACAAGGCGCAGGGCAAGACCTTGTACGAAGTGCTGCAAGGCCTGTACGAGCAGCACGGCTACTATTTGGAGGCGCTGGAGACGCGCACGCTCAAGGGAGTCGAGGGCGTGGCCATCATCGGCGGCATCATGGACGAATGGCGGGCAGATGCGCCATCCTCCGTGGGCGGAACCGCCGTGGCCCGAACGGAAGACTATGCCGAAGGCCTGCATGGCCTGCCGAAGGAGAACGTGATCAAGTTCCATCTGGAGGACGGCAGCTGGTTCTGCCTGCGTCCTTCCGGGACGGAGCCGAAGATTAAGATGTACTTCGCCGTGCAGGGCACGTCGGCTGCCGATGCCGAGCAGCGCCTGACGGCGCTTCGCCAAGACGTGATGGCGCGAATCGACGCCTTCATCGCATCGAAGCAAGCCTAG